From a single Mesorhizobium shangrilense genomic region:
- the hflX gene encoding GTPase HflX: MAREKDADRGVRGKSAQPGTEDKGPTRAVVIVPVLTRQPRSDDEKNRPRLTRSADARRDEAVGLARAINLDPIHTAVVTVNDPRPATLLGSGKVAEFAEIVKEGHAELVIVDHPLTPVQQRNLEKELNAKVLDRTGLILEIFGERARTKEGTLQVELAHLNYQKGRLVRSWTHLERQRGGAGFLGGPGETQIESDRRQLQEKIIKLKHELETVRRTRDLHRAKRKKVPFPVVAIVGYTNAGKSTLFNRLTGADVLAEDMLFATLDPTLRRVRLPHGTPIILSDTVGFISDLPTHLIAAFRATLEEVVEADLVIHLRDISDPDTAAQAEDVERILADLGVDAGDTKRVIEVWNKIDQLDEGNRTRLLADGPDGNKAPPIAISAITGEGIDALKAIIETRMSGELQSLTVTIEPAQFGLVDWLYRNGDVVSRADNDDGSVTISLQATQSAREEIESRLLRKNNG, encoded by the coding sequence TTGGCTCGTGAGAAAGACGCGGACCGCGGCGTTCGTGGAAAATCAGCACAGCCGGGGACGGAAGACAAAGGTCCGACCCGGGCCGTTGTCATTGTGCCTGTGCTTACCCGCCAGCCGCGCAGCGACGATGAAAAAAATCGCCCTCGACTGACGCGTTCGGCCGACGCCCGCCGCGACGAGGCGGTCGGCCTTGCCCGCGCCATCAACCTTGACCCCATCCATACCGCGGTTGTGACCGTCAACGATCCGCGTCCGGCGACCTTGCTTGGCAGTGGCAAGGTCGCGGAGTTCGCCGAGATCGTCAAGGAAGGCCACGCCGAACTGGTCATCGTCGACCATCCGCTGACCCCGGTGCAGCAGCGCAATCTCGAGAAGGAATTGAACGCCAAGGTGCTGGACCGCACCGGGCTTATCCTCGAGATTTTCGGTGAGCGTGCGCGAACCAAGGAAGGCACGCTGCAGGTCGAGTTGGCCCATCTGAATTACCAGAAGGGCCGGCTCGTGCGCAGCTGGACCCACCTTGAACGGCAGCGCGGCGGCGCCGGCTTCCTCGGCGGCCCCGGTGAAACGCAGATCGAATCCGACCGGCGGCAGTTGCAGGAAAAGATCATCAAGCTGAAGCACGAGCTGGAAACGGTGCGGCGTACGCGCGACCTCCACCGTGCCAAGCGCAAGAAGGTGCCTTTCCCGGTGGTCGCCATCGTCGGCTACACAAACGCTGGCAAGTCGACGCTGTTCAACAGGCTGACGGGAGCGGACGTCCTGGCGGAGGACATGCTGTTCGCCACGCTTGATCCGACATTGCGTCGCGTGCGCCTGCCGCATGGCACGCCGATCATCCTGTCCGACACGGTGGGCTTCATCTCCGACCTGCCGACGCATCTGATCGCGGCCTTCCGGGCAACGCTGGAGGAGGTGGTCGAGGCGGATCTCGTCATCCATCTGCGCGACATTTCCGACCCCGATACTGCCGCGCAGGCCGAGGATGTCGAGCGTATCCTCGCCGATCTCGGCGTGGATGCCGGCGACACCAAGCGCGTCATCGAAGTGTGGAACAAGATCGACCAGCTCGATGAAGGCAACCGGACCCGGCTGCTTGCTGATGGCCCCGACGGCAACAAGGCACCACCGATTGCCATCTCGGCTATCACCGGCGAGGGGATCGACGCGCTCAAGGCGATCATCGAGACAAGGATGTCCGGTGAGCTTCAGTCGTTGACGGTTACGATCGAGCCGGCGCAGTTCGGCCTCGTCGACTGGCTGTATCGCAACGGGGACGTTGTCTCGAGGGCTGACAATGATGATGGCAGCGTGACCATATCGCTGCAGGCCACGCAAAGCGCCCGCGAAGAGATCGAAAGCCGATTGCTTCGCAAGAACAACGGGTAA
- the hfq gene encoding RNA chaperone Hfq, with protein MAERSQNLQDLFLNSVRKSKNPLTIFLINGVKLTGVVTSFDNFCVLLRRDGHSQLVYKHAISTIMPSQPVQMFDGEESQGA; from the coding sequence ATGGCGGAACGATCGCAAAACCTTCAGGACCTGTTCCTGAATTCAGTTCGCAAGAGCAAGAACCCGCTCACCATCTTTCTCATCAACGGCGTGAAGCTGACCGGCGTGGTCACCTCATTCGACAATTTCTGCGTTCTGTTGCGCCGGGACGGTCACTCCCAGCTCGTCTACAAGCACGCCATTTCCACGATCATGCCGAGCCAGCCGGTTCAGATGTTCGATGGCGAGGAAAGCCAGGGCGCCTGA
- a CDS encoding D-amino-acid transaminase: MSRIAYVNGRYVAHADASVHIEDRGYQFADGVYEVCEVARGFVVDMPRHLARLNRSLTELSIDWPVSRGVLPLLLREVVNRNHVVNGLVYVQVTRGVASRDFVFPVDGTKPSLVITAKKADPAANAKRAESGIRVITVPENRWDRVDIKSVGLLPNVLAKQKAKEAGAQEAWFVDVDGNVKEGGSSNAWIVTRDGVLVTRPAEHGILRGITRTTLFDVAAKLGLKVEERGFSVAEAKAAREAFLSSATTIAMPIVAIDGDPVANGHPGSITLSLRQAFFDIAEKSPA; encoded by the coding sequence ATGTCGCGCATAGCCTATGTGAACGGGCGCTACGTCGCTCACGCCGACGCTTCGGTGCACATCGAGGATCGCGGCTATCAGTTCGCCGACGGTGTCTATGAGGTCTGCGAGGTTGCACGGGGCTTTGTCGTCGATATGCCTCGTCATCTTGCCCGGCTGAACCGTTCGCTGACCGAATTGTCGATCGACTGGCCGGTGAGCCGGGGCGTGTTGCCGCTCCTCCTGCGCGAGGTGGTCAACCGCAACCATGTCGTGAATGGCTTGGTCTATGTCCAGGTGACGCGCGGCGTTGCCAGCCGGGATTTCGTTTTCCCTGTCGACGGCACGAAACCGTCACTGGTGATTACGGCGAAGAAGGCCGATCCCGCAGCGAACGCGAAGCGTGCCGAGAGCGGCATCAGGGTCATCACCGTACCGGAGAATCGTTGGGACCGGGTCGACATCAAGAGTGTCGGATTGTTGCCCAATGTGCTGGCCAAGCAGAAGGCCAAGGAAGCCGGCGCCCAGGAGGCATGGTTCGTCGATGTCGACGGCAACGTCAAGGAAGGCGGGTCGTCCAATGCGTGGATCGTCACCAGGGATGGCGTTTTGGTGACACGGCCGGCCGAGCACGGCATTTTGCGGGGCATCACCCGCACCACGCTTTTCGATGTTGCCGCCAAGCTCGGGCTGAAGGTCGAGGAGCGGGGGTTTTCGGTTGCCGAGGCCAAGGCCGCACGTGAGGCCTTCCTCAGCTCCGCGACCACGATTGCCATGCCGATTGTGGCGATCGATGGCGATCCAGTCGCCAACGGCCATCCCGGCTCAATAACACTTTCGTTGCGGCAGGCATTTTTTGACATTGCGGAAAAAAGTCCAGCCTGA
- the ntrX gene encoding nitrogen assimilation response regulator NtrX — MASDILIVDDEEDIRELVAGILSDEGHETRTAFDADSALAAIADRAPRLIFLDIWLQGSRLDGLALLDEIKTMHPNLPVVMISGHGNIETAVSAIRRGAYDFIEKPFKADRLILIAERALETSKLKREVSDLKQRSGETFDLIGMSSAMSQLRQTIERVAPTNSRVMIIGPSGSGKELAARAIHTLSARKTAPFVTLSAANITPERMEIELFGTESNGVERKVGALEEAHRGILYIDEVADMPRETQNKILRVLVEQQFERVGGTKRVKVDVRIISSTSQNLEAMIADGRFREDLYHRLAVVPVMVPGLAERREDIPYLVDNFMKQIARQAGIKPRRIGDDALAVLQAHNWPGNVRQLRNNVERLMILARGDDVDSPITADLLPSEIGDVMPRTPNQSDQHIMALPLREAREQFEKDYLIAQINRFGGNISKTAEFIGMERSALHRKLKSLGV; from the coding sequence ATGGCGTCTGACATTCTCATCGTCGATGACGAAGAAGACATCCGTGAACTTGTCGCCGGTATCCTGAGCGACGAAGGTCATGAAACCCGCACGGCATTCGATGCCGACAGCGCGCTGGCGGCGATCGCCGACCGGGCCCCGAGGCTGATTTTCCTCGACATCTGGCTGCAGGGATCGCGCCTCGACGGTCTGGCGTTGCTGGACGAGATCAAGACGATGCATCCGAACCTGCCTGTGGTGATGATCTCGGGCCACGGCAATATTGAAACCGCGGTGTCGGCCATCCGTCGCGGCGCCTATGACTTCATCGAGAAGCCGTTCAAGGCCGACAGGCTGATTCTGATCGCGGAGCGTGCACTCGAAACCTCGAAATTGAAGCGCGAAGTCTCGGATCTAAAGCAGCGCAGTGGCGAGACCTTCGACCTGATCGGCATGTCGTCGGCGATGAGCCAGTTGCGCCAGACCATCGAGCGTGTCGCTCCGACCAACAGCCGCGTCATGATCATTGGCCCCTCCGGGTCAGGCAAGGAACTTGCCGCGCGCGCTATCCACACGCTGTCGGCGCGCAAGACCGCGCCGTTCGTCACGCTCAGCGCCGCCAACATCACGCCCGAGCGGATGGAGATCGAGCTGTTCGGCACCGAATCGAACGGTGTGGAGCGCAAGGTGGGCGCGCTGGAGGAGGCGCACCGCGGCATTCTCTATATCGACGAAGTGGCCGACATGCCGCGCGAGACGCAGAACAAGATCCTGCGCGTGCTGGTCGAGCAGCAGTTCGAACGGGTAGGGGGCACCAAGCGGGTCAAGGTTGATGTCCGCATCATTTCCTCGACCTCGCAGAACCTCGAGGCGATGATCGCCGACGGGCGCTTCCGCGAGGATCTCTACCATCGCCTGGCCGTGGTTCCGGTGATGGTGCCGGGGTTGGCAGAGCGGCGCGAGGATATCCCCTATCTCGTCGACAATTTCATGAAGCAGATCGCCCGGCAGGCCGGCATCAAGCCACGCCGCATCGGCGATGATGCGCTTGCCGTGCTGCAGGCGCACAACTGGCCCGGCAACGTTCGCCAGCTGCGCAACAATGTCGAGCGTCTGATGATCCTGGCGCGCGGCGATGATGTCGATTCGCCGATCACCGCCGACCTTCTGCCGTCCGAGATCGGCGATGTCATGCCGCGCACGCCCAACCAGTCGGATCAGCACATCATGGCGCTGCCGTTGCGCGAAGCCCGCGAACAGTTCGAGAAGGATTACCTGATCGCCCAGATCAATCGCTTTGGTGGCAACATCTCGAAGACCGCCGAGTTCATCGGCATGGAACGGTCCGCCCTTCATCGCAAGCTGAAGTCGCTCGGCGTCTGA
- a CDS encoding sensor histidine kinase NtrY-like, with product MALQLPVLKESLFSEIRRKDGRRLLALPGVIAVVGALVAAAISFAILVGATPITPNETTTLALIALNAAFVLFLIALVGREVHRIVMARRHGRAASRLHVRIVAMFALVAAIPAIMVAIIASITLDIGLDRWFEIRTKTIVNSSLSIADAYVQENARNLQGTTLSMAYDLDASRTLFGLDRTGFLDLMNKEAVGRTLAHAALIKPDGSFVMSAKTDADFAMPEPPEGAVASAADGKPVLIEPKTRNIMGAIVKLREIDGLYLYTIRLVDPEVIKARQIVKANTDEYRGLEDNRRTSQVAFALPYLSLTLIIILSAIWTGIAVADRLVRPIRQLIGAADEVATGNLDVSVPVRPSDGDVASLGDTFNKMLLELKSQRNEILSAKDLIDERRRFSEAVLAGVTAGVIGVDPYGIVTIVNRSAETMLAISATAALGQNLSTVLPHVGRVFEIGRKSGKPVYREQVTFYRTGAERTFNVQITIEAGNDGAEEKSYVVTVDDITDLVQAQRSSAWADVARRIAHEIKNPLTPIQLSAERIKRRYGKVITEDREVFDQCTDTIIRQVEDIGRMVDEFSAFARMPKPEMKAIDLRESLREASFLIEVSRSDITFERVFGNEPLKGTFDSRLMAQAFGNIIKNAAEAIDGLDEEDGYHGIIRIQAGRQNGAIRIDVIDNGKGLPRENRQRLLEPYMTTREKGTGLGLAIVKKIVEDHGGRLELNDAPADFHNGRGAMVSIILPPAAATAPSSRGEGGTEYERETEKVGNGV from the coding sequence ATGGCCCTGCAGTTACCAGTTCTGAAAGAATCGCTTTTCAGCGAGATCCGTCGAAAGGATGGGCGCCGGTTGCTGGCGCTGCCGGGCGTGATTGCGGTCGTCGGAGCATTGGTCGCGGCGGCCATATCGTTCGCCATTCTTGTGGGCGCTACGCCGATCACCCCGAACGAGACGACGACGCTGGCGCTGATCGCTCTCAATGCTGCCTTCGTCCTGTTCCTTATCGCACTCGTGGGGCGCGAGGTGCACCGCATCGTCATGGCGCGCCGGCACGGCAGGGCCGCTTCGCGCCTGCATGTGCGCATCGTGGCGATGTTTGCACTGGTCGCGGCAATTCCCGCCATCATGGTGGCGATCATCGCGTCGATCACGCTCGACATCGGACTCGACCGCTGGTTTGAAATCCGCACCAAGACGATCGTCAATTCGTCGCTGTCGATCGCCGACGCCTATGTGCAGGAAAATGCCCGCAACCTTCAGGGCACGACGCTGTCGATGGCCTACGATCTGGACGCGTCGCGCACGCTCTTCGGCCTCGATCGGACCGGCTTTCTCGATCTGATGAACAAGGAGGCTGTTGGCCGGACGCTGGCGCATGCGGCGCTGATCAAGCCGGATGGCTCCTTTGTCATGAGTGCCAAGACCGACGCCGATTTTGCCATGCCGGAGCCACCGGAGGGCGCCGTAGCGAGCGCTGCCGATGGCAAGCCGGTGCTGATCGAGCCGAAGACGCGCAACATCATGGGCGCCATCGTCAAGCTGCGTGAGATCGATGGCCTCTATCTCTACACCATACGCCTCGTCGACCCCGAAGTGATCAAGGCGCGACAGATCGTCAAGGCCAACACGGACGAGTATCGCGGCCTCGAGGACAATCGCCGCACCTCGCAGGTGGCCTTCGCACTTCCCTATCTGTCGCTGACGCTCATCATCATACTGTCCGCCATCTGGACCGGCATCGCCGTTGCCGACCGGCTGGTACGACCCATTCGTCAGCTGATCGGGGCCGCCGACGAGGTCGCGACCGGCAATCTCGATGTCTCGGTTCCCGTCCGACCCTCCGATGGCGACGTCGCATCGCTTGGCGACACGTTCAACAAGATGCTGTTGGAGCTGAAATCGCAGCGCAACGAGATCCTGTCCGCCAAGGACCTCATCGACGAGCGGCGACGCTTCTCGGAAGCGGTGCTTGCAGGCGTTACCGCGGGCGTCATCGGCGTCGATCCCTATGGCATCGTCACCATCGTCAACCGGTCGGCTGAAACGATGCTGGCCATATCCGCCACGGCAGCGCTCGGCCAGAACCTGTCCACCGTGCTACCGCATGTCGGCCGCGTCTTCGAGATTGGCCGCAAGTCGGGAAAACCCGTCTATCGCGAGCAGGTGACCTTCTATCGCACCGGTGCCGAGCGTACCTTCAACGTGCAGATCACGATCGAGGCCGGCAACGATGGCGCGGAAGAAAAATCCTATGTCGTCACGGTCGACGACATTACCGATCTGGTTCAGGCCCAGCGCTCTTCCGCGTGGGCGGACGTGGCGCGTCGCATCGCCCACGAGATCAAGAATCCGCTGACGCCGATCCAGCTTTCCGCCGAGCGTATCAAGCGCCGCTACGGCAAGGTTATCACCGAGGACCGGGAGGTTTTCGACCAATGCACCGATACGATCATCCGGCAGGTCGAGGACATCGGCCGCATGGTCGACGAATTCTCGGCATTCGCACGCATGCCCAAACCCGAAATGAAGGCGATAGACCTGCGCGAATCGCTGCGCGAGGCCTCGTTCCTGATCGAGGTCAGCCGTTCGGACATCACCTTCGAAAGGGTGTTCGGCAATGAGCCGCTCAAAGGCACATTTGACAGCCGCCTGATGGCGCAGGCTTTCGGCAACATCATCAAGAACGCGGCCGAGGCCATAGACGGACTTGATGAAGAGGACGGTTACCACGGCATAATCCGGATTCAGGCAGGGCGTCAGAATGGCGCGATTCGCATCGACGTCATCGACAACGGAAAAGGTTTGCCGCGTGAGAATCGTCAAAGGCTGCTGGAGCCCTATATGACGACGCGCGAGAAGGGCACAGGGCTCGGCCTCGCTATCGTCAAGAAGATCGTGGAGGACCATGGCGGCAGGCTCGAACTCAATGACGCGCCCGCGGACTTCCACAATGGACGCGGCGCGATGGTCTCAATCATCCTGCCGCCAGCCGCTGCCACCGCACCTTCGTCGCGCGGCGAGGGCGGGACGGAATACGAACGAGAAACTGAAAAGGTCGGTAATGGCGTCTGA
- the ntrC gene encoding nitrogen regulation protein NR(I) gives MTVRGNILVADDDAAIRTVLNQALSRVGHDVRVTSNASTLWRWVAAGEGDLVITDVVMPDENAFDMLPRIKKARPELPVIVMSAQNTFMTAIRASETGAYEYLPKPFDLTELLNIVNRALSEPRRPKIDSRPEEQPETMPLVGRSAAMQDIYRMLARMMQTDLTVMISGESGTGKELVARALHEYGRRRGGPFVAINMAAIPRDLIESELFGHEKGAFTGAQNRSTGRFEQAEGGTLFLDEIGDMPMEAQTRLLRVLQQGEYTTVGGRTPIKTDVRIVAATNKDLRTLINQGLFREDLFYRLNVVPLRLPALRERSEDVPDLVRHFFKLGALEGLQTKRISTGGIELMKRYPWPGNVRELENLVRRLAALYSQDEISAEIIEAELKTGERPVVPGGGNLIPDDLSIGQAVEHFLQRYFASFAGELPPAGLYQRILSEVEYPLVLASMTATRGNQIKAAELLGLNRNTLRKKIRELGVNVYKSSRQA, from the coding sequence ATGACCGTTCGCGGCAATATTCTGGTCGCCGACGACGACGCGGCGATCCGCACCGTTCTCAATCAGGCTCTGTCGCGCGTCGGCCATGATGTGCGCGTGACGTCCAACGCCTCGACCCTGTGGCGCTGGGTGGCGGCGGGCGAAGGCGATCTGGTCATCACCGATGTGGTCATGCCGGACGAGAATGCCTTTGACATGCTGCCGCGCATCAAGAAGGCGCGACCGGAGCTGCCGGTCATCGTCATGAGCGCGCAGAACACTTTCATGACCGCGATTCGCGCCTCTGAAACCGGCGCCTACGAGTATCTCCCAAAACCCTTCGATCTCACCGAGCTTCTCAACATCGTCAACCGCGCGCTTTCCGAACCGCGGCGTCCCAAAATCGATTCCCGACCTGAAGAGCAACCTGAAACGATGCCGCTGGTCGGCCGTTCGGCGGCCATGCAGGACATCTACCGCATGCTGGCGCGTATGATGCAGACCGACCTGACGGTTATGATTTCAGGCGAATCCGGCACCGGCAAGGAGCTGGTGGCGCGTGCGTTGCACGAATATGGCCGGCGCCGTGGCGGCCCCTTCGTTGCCATCAACATGGCGGCGATCCCGCGCGATCTGATCGAGTCGGAACTGTTTGGCCATGAGAAAGGCGCCTTCACCGGCGCGCAGAACCGATCGACCGGTCGCTTCGAGCAGGCCGAGGGCGGCACGCTGTTCCTCGACGAGATCGGCGACATGCCGATGGAAGCGCAGACGCGCCTGTTGCGCGTGCTCCAGCAAGGCGAATACACGACCGTTGGCGGACGCACGCCGATCAAGACGGATGTGCGCATCGTTGCCGCCACCAACAAGGATCTGCGGACGCTGATCAACCAGGGGCTTTTCCGCGAAGACCTTTTCTATCGCCTGAATGTCGTGCCGCTGCGGCTGCCGGCGCTGCGCGAGCGCTCCGAAGACGTTCCGGACCTTGTCCGGCATTTCTTCAAGCTTGGTGCCTTGGAAGGCCTGCAGACCAAGCGAATCTCCACCGGTGGCATCGAATTGATGAAGCGCTATCCGTGGCCGGGCAATGTGCGAGAGCTCGAAAACCTGGTCCGCAGGCTCGCCGCGCTCTATTCGCAGGACGAAATCTCCGCCGAGATCATCGAGGCGGAGCTGAAGACCGGCGAGCGGCCGGTTGTTCCCGGTGGCGGCAACCTCATTCCCGACGATCTGTCCATCGGCCAGGCGGTGGAGCATTTCCTACAGCGCTATTTCGCCTCATTCGCCGGCGAACTTCCGCCCGCCGGCCTCTACCAGCGCATTCTGTCCGAGGTCGAGTATCCGCTGGTGCTGGCTTCGATGACGGCAACCCGCGGCAACCAGATCAAGGCCGCCGAACTTTTGGGGCTCAACCGCAACACGCTGCGCAAGAAAATCCGCGAACTCGGCGTCAACGTCTACAAGTCGTCGAGGCAGGCCTGA
- a CDS encoding two-component system sensor histidine kinase NtrB — protein MNSPIGQGIEMADAAHIVLNTIRRPVIMVDAEGFITYANADAEDFFRSSANMLARNTLSKLIPFGSPLLTLVDQVRERRAPVNEYRVDVSSPRLGIEKVVDLYVAPVPEFPGSVVVMFQERSMADKIDRQMTHRGAARSVTGLAAMLAHEIKNPLSGIRGAAQLLELSASDEDRALTRLITDETDRIVSLVDRMEVFSDERPIDRYPVNIHVVLDHVKAIAKNGFAKKIKIMEEYDPSLPPVFANRDQLIQVFLNLVKNAAEAIGSDPQGEIILSTAFRPGIRVSVPGTQDRVSLPLEFCVRDNGSGVSEDILPILFDPFITTKPNGSGLGLALVAKIVGEHGGIIECDSTPRGTTFRILMPAWKETPFGNDDDSEGDRK, from the coding sequence ATGAATTCCCCGATAGGGCAGGGCATTGAGATGGCGGACGCCGCCCACATCGTGCTTAACACCATCCGGCGCCCCGTGATCATGGTCGATGCGGAAGGGTTCATAACCTACGCCAATGCGGATGCTGAGGACTTTTTTCGCTCGAGCGCGAACATGCTCGCCCGCAATACATTGTCCAAACTCATTCCTTTCGGCAGCCCGCTGCTGACGCTTGTCGACCAGGTGCGCGAGCGCCGCGCCCCGGTCAACGAATACCGGGTCGATGTGTCCTCGCCGCGTCTCGGCATCGAGAAGGTGGTCGATCTCTATGTCGCGCCAGTGCCGGAATTTCCCGGCTCCGTGGTGGTGATGTTCCAGGAACGGTCGATGGCCGACAAGATCGACCGGCAGATGACGCATCGCGGCGCGGCGCGCTCGGTGACTGGTCTGGCCGCTATGCTGGCCCATGAAATCAAGAACCCGTTGTCGGGAATCCGGGGCGCCGCCCAGTTGCTCGAGCTGTCGGCGTCGGACGAGGATCGTGCCCTGACACGCCTCATCACCGACGAAACCGATCGCATCGTGTCGCTTGTCGACCGCATGGAAGTGTTCTCCGACGAGCGGCCGATCGACCGCTATCCGGTCAACATCCACGTCGTCCTCGATCACGTGAAGGCGATTGCCAAGAACGGTTTTGCCAAGAAAATCAAGATAATGGAGGAGTATGATCCTTCATTGCCTCCGGTCTTCGCCAACCGCGATCAACTGATCCAGGTGTTCCTGAATCTGGTCAAGAATGCTGCAGAGGCCATCGGCAGCGACCCGCAGGGGGAGATCATCTTGTCGACGGCTTTTCGTCCGGGGATTCGTGTTTCGGTTCCAGGAACCCAGGATCGCGTGTCACTGCCGCTTGAGTTCTGTGTCCGGGACAACGGTTCTGGCGTGTCAGAGGATATCCTGCCGATCCTGTTCGACCCCTTCATCACCACCAAGCCGAACGGCTCGGGACTTGGCCTGGCGCTGGTCGCCAAGATCGTTGGCGAGCATGGCGGCATCATCGAATGCGATTCGACGCCGCGCGGGACTACGTTCCGCATCCTGATGCCCGCCTGGAAGGAAACGCCGTTCGGCAACGACGACGACAGCGAAGGAGACCGCAAATGA